The Macrobrachium nipponense isolate FS-2020 chromosome 1, ASM1510439v2, whole genome shotgun sequence genome includes a window with the following:
- the LOC135218761 gene encoding tigger transposable element-derived protein 1-like, translating into MHNSKAWITKALTLEWFLRCFIPQVKLYLAQKGLPFKVLLLMDCAGGHATDLQNDGVQIEFLLPNTTSLIQPMDQGVIRAFKALYTHSTMEGLIVAVDDDDEGFTLKKYWRNYDIVSCLTNIQQALKDLKTETINSCWKKLWPNMVHDYAGFTPDEVHHSAVEKAVRLAHIIRDEGFVDMTEEDINGLIDAHSDPLIDEDLLEMTKSASEEESDEEQDEEIEEHGLTLENLQQLCNMARAMQRFAQDIDDNLVRAVKFSNRVDGVMS; encoded by the coding sequence ATGCATAACTCTAAGGCCTGGATAACGAAAGCCCTGACCCTCGAATGGTTCCTCCGTTGCTTCATTCCCCAGGTGAAGCTGTATCTGGCTCAGAAGGGCCTCCCTTTTAAGGTCCTTCTCTTGATGGACTGTGCAGGAGGCCATGCAACAGACCTGCAAAATGATGGTGTTCAGATCGAGTTTCTGCTCCCTAACACCACATCTCTAATTCAGCCGATGGATCAAGGTGTCATTCGTGCCTTTAAGGCACTCTACACTCATTCCACGATGGAGGGCCTCATCGTGGCAGTTGACGATGACGACGAAGGCTTCACCTTGAAAAAGTACTGGCGTAACTATGACATTGTGTCATGCTTGACTAATATCCAGCAAGCATTGAAGGACCTGAAAACTGAGACCATAAATTCTTGCTGGAAGAAATTATGGCCTAACATGGTGCATGACTATGCAGGGTTCACTCCCGATGAAGTTCATCACTCGGCGGTGGAGAAGGCGGTGAGGCTGGCTCACATCATCAGGGATGAAGGGTTCGTCGACATGACGGAAGAAGACATCAACGGCCTTATTGATGCCCACTCAGACCCACTAATAGACGAAGACCTCCTTGAGATGACGAAGTCTGCAAGTGAAGAAGAAAGCGATGAAGAGCAAGATGAAGAAATTGAAGAGCATGGCCTTACCCTGGAGAACCTGCAACAATTGTGCAACATGGCAAGGGCAATGCAACGATTTGCACAAGACATCGACGATAATTTGGTTCGAGCTGTCAAGTTTAGCAACCGTGTTGACGGGGTTATGTCCTAG